The following coding sequences lie in one Rutidosis leptorrhynchoides isolate AG116_Rl617_1_P2 chromosome 4, CSIRO_AGI_Rlap_v1, whole genome shotgun sequence genomic window:
- the LOC139841969 gene encoding uncharacterized protein, producing MPTFTLDDSPEVDFTTRALLIALSRKDVTSQLLNMIQAIDFVVSDVGAYEKASISVLVNGSPTREFSLERGVRQGDPLSPFLFIIAAEGLNVMVKRAVCNKKYIGVEIGRDKVPIPHLQYADDTIFYGEWSEENLRNLFKLLKCFEKTSGLKVNYLKSILYGVGVGKCEVENLAKSFGCNAGSFPFTYLGLPVGGRMNKIECWSPVIEKFSKRLSDWKARSFSFGGRLTLVKSIGKWWWRFKSETNSLWVKVISSIHGSSGGLSPCLDGNYYLPYNSVWTNIVKAGSDIDSKGISFTNSFVRIIGNGLSTSFWNDFWLGNFSLKSRFERLFYLDSDPNVTVAGRLGQSGFEGVGNWDWVREPTGRAAGSLTELKVLLQGIKLDDQKNDTWGWSLSGNGFFKTKTLTGIIDSKLLKTPQSFLATLHNYLVPKKVEVFIWRVRKGRIPVLTNLDKRGVDLHSVRCPICDNGVEYIQHSLLSCRKTLEIWGKIFDWWRATLPSSIDINNLIEGSSNIFSSELGKNIWQAVLWSCAYLVWKNRNEKVFNNKCWNIQVAVSEIQIKSFEWVAKRCKTKRIEWHDWLHNPHNAIA from the exons ATGCCTACTTTCACACTGGATGATAGTCCAGAAGTAGATTTTACTACGAGAGCATTGCTTATAGCCCTCTCAAGAAAA GATGTAACGTCACAACTATTGAATATGATCCAGGCCATCGACTTTGTTGTATCCGATGTAGGTGCTTATGAGAAGG CCTCAATCTCGGTTCTTGTTAATGGTTCCCCCACTCGCGAATTCTCCTTAGAACGTGGCGTCCGTCAAGGTGACCCACTTTCACCTTTTTTATTCATCATTGCAGCGGAAGGACTAAATGTTATGGTAAAGCGGGCTGTGTGTAATAAAAAATACATTGGTGTGGAAATTGGGCGCGATAAGGTTCCTATCCCACATCTACAATACGCTGATGATACGATTTTTTATGGGGAATGGAGTGAAGAAAATTTGAGAAACCTTTTTAAACTTCTTAAATGCTTCGAGAAAACATCGGGTCTAAAAGTTAATTATCTCAAGAGTATCTTATACGGGGTTGGTGTTGGAAAGTGTGAAGTTGAAAACTTAGCCAAGTCTTTTGGGTGTAACGCCGGATCTTTTCCTTTCACTTACCTTGGGCTACCGGTTGGTGGTAGAATGAATAAAATTGAATGTTGGAGCCCGGTTATTGAAAAATTCTCGAAACGCCTCTCGGATTGGAAGGCACGTTCGTTTTCATTTGGTGGACGCTTGACCCTTGTGAAATCG attggcaagtggtggtggaggttcaaatccGAAACCAACTCCTTGTGGGTCAAAGTCATTTCAAGTATTCATGGTTCGTCGGGGGGATTGTCACCTTGTCTAGATGGGAATTACTATTTACCTTATAACTCGGTTTGGACTAACATTGTGAAAGCAGGAAGCGACATTGATTCAAAAGGAATTTCGTTTACTAACTCCTTTGTTAGGATTATTGGGAACGGGCTTTCTACTTCTTTTTGGAACGACTTTTGGCTTGGGAACTTCTCACTCAAAAGCAGATTCGAGAGGCTCTTTTATTTGGATTCGGACCCAAACGTTACTGTTGCTGGAAGATTGGGTCAAAGTGGGTTTGAAGGTGTCGGGAATTGGGATTGGGTTCGGGAACCTACGGGACGAGCTGCGGGTAGCCTCACAGAACTCAAGGTGCTGCTTCAAGGTATTAAGCTAGATGATCAGAAGAATGATACGTGGGGTTGGTCCTTAAGTGGTAATGGTTTCTTCAAAACTAAAACTCTTACGGGAATAATTGACTCAAAATTATTAAAAACGCCTCAATCTTTTTTGGCTACCTTGCACAATTATTTGGTACCTAAAAAGGTAGAGGTGTTCATTTGGAGGGTGAGAAAAGGTAGAATACCGGTGTTAACAAACTTAGATAAGCGGGGTGTTGATTTACATTCGGTTCGTTGTCCAATTTGTGACAACGGGGTTGAGTATATTCAACACTCCCTCTTATCGTGTAGAAAAACACTTGAAATTTGGGGTAAAATATTCGATTGGTGGCGTGCCACCCTACCTAGTAGCATTGATATAAATAATCTTATAGAGGGTAGTTCGAATATCTTTAGTTCGGAATTGGGTAAAAATATATGGCAAGCGGTTTTGTGGTCATGCGCATACTTAGTGTGGAAAAATCGGAATGAGAAGGTTTTCAATAACAAATGTTGGAATATACAGGTTGCGGTTAGTGAGATCCAAATCAAGAGCTTCGAGTGGGTTGCGAAAAGATGCAAGACAAAACGCATTGAATGGCACGACTGGTTACATAACCCACATAATGCAATCGCATAA
- the LOC139844114 gene encoding uncharacterized protein, whose product MFSIPVSPFTPHHSTSKKSIHPKPNIINHIKYKPDNVGVWVKIDRNNSNETVQPSINQVPKPDEFPDLNQSIRNPNIPTAARFNTSSNNIYQRFKSHENAKNLIKQYGSNSNQHSRDKPEPKNIISFLFFNFPDSWNSVKLWGLFKQFGDITEVYIPKKTLKNGKRFGFVRYRNIPEHLVDSMVRKLNMIVVDGMLLVVYKAHDRKLHNVSNTHPPVNKPCQNNHPPTNKFTDDRKFSEVTAPQAQNESNKSSGFEPKYLGGRDVMLIFDDKKLALDVLNTSKLNENRNPLGNWFDDIQPWDPDEYSYPGRLVWVEIKGVPFTCWFESTFNDIAKEWGEIIEQKNCSIDEKGSQDLSSGKVLIITRSLEPIYGRALINHGSTSTYAFVSEINEPTIEFNSMDNESSVWDDDVLSDDYASDEESLMDGNQIFEGYATQKSPKNMFNTNDTSDNNSGTENIPPSDGSSLSNSKRFAACKFPKNLDDTNSNSEPKDNGNNEHVVSSDYDHVSETDTGDDNLSSPISGNQNSPHTSHDLHNSTSEPNPNPLNETTPPSIPISPIQIMNNLQSLNSAKPNIDLHAPITNPINLSSPNPPHNEPVPLTQPNHETNPSNSNFDGSCDVSNKADTDSSSGIPSSTHDCPINIDDNVTSNPTLAEIRSNEKKKRLHAKKEKKKSHRTSDLEFKKIARNQPKPPHHSTLAEPSRKAPQSKFLYIKHCARSGQKLKFGQLNRKCSSTSNPNSTLNIPKKSGSKNASGSSTSTNEFGTGIGIRWNAEH is encoded by the exons ATGTTCTCAATACCTGTTTCACCGTTTACACCACATCACTCTACATCCAAAAAGTCGATTCACCCTAAACCCAACATAATCAATCACATCAAATATAAACCAGACAATGTTGGGGTATGGGTTAAAATTGATCGGAATAATAGCAACGAGACTGTCCAACCTTCGATTAATCAAGTCCCTAAGCCTGATGAATTCCCCGATCTGAACCAATCTATCAGGAACCCTAATATTCCCACAGCCGCCAGATTCAACACCTCATCTAACAACATCTACCAACGATTCAAATCCCATGAGAATGCAAAAAACCTGATCAAGCAATACGGATCTAATTCCAACCAGCATTCTCGTGATAAACCTGAACCAAAAAACATCATATCTTTCCTTTTTTTCAACTTTCCCGACTCCTGGAATTCTGTAAAACTATGGGGTCTGTTCAAACAATTTGGGGATATCACCGAAGTTTACATCCCAAAGAAAACGTTAAAAAATGGAAAACGCTTCGGTTTCGTCCGATACAGGAACATTCCGGAACATCTTGTTGATTCGATGGTGAGGAAACTCAATATGATTGTTGTTGATGGTATGCTTCTTGTAGTTTACAAAGCTCATGACAGAAAATTGCACAACGTGTCCAATACTCATCCTCCTGTGAACAAACCGTGTCAGAATAATCATCCGCCAACAAACAAGTTCACTGATGATCGCAAATTCTCCGAAGTCACTGCCCCTCAGGCTCAAAATGAATCGAACAAAAGCTCAG GATTTGAGCCTAAATACCTAGGTGGTCGTGATGTTATGCTTATCTTTGATGACAAAAAATTGGCTCTCGATGTTTTAAACACTAGCAAACTGAACGAAAATAGGAACCCCTTGGGGAATTGGTTTGATGACATCCAACCTTGGGATCCTGATGAATACTCCTATCCTGGGCGTTTAGTTTGGGTTGAAATCAAAGGGGTACCGTTTACATGTTGGTTTGAATCAACGTTCAATGACATTGCTAAAGAATGGGGTGAAATAATTGAACAAAAAAATTGTTCCATTGATGAGAAAGGTTCACAAGATTTATCTTCAGGAAAGGTTCTCATCATTACTAGATCACTTGAACCCATTTACGGTCGTGCCCTTATCAATCACGGGTCTACATCTACATATGCTTTTGTTTCTGAAATCAACGAACCTACGATTGAGTTTAACTCCATGGATAACGAATCATCAGTTTGGGATGATGATGTACTATCTGATGATTATGCTTCGGACGAAGAATCCCTCATGGATGGTAACCAAATATTTGAAGGTTATGCGACACAAAAATCGCCAAAAAACATGTTCAATACCAACGACACTAGCGACAACAATTCTGGCACCGAAAATATACCACCTTCGGATGGGTCGTCTTTGTCTAACTCGAAGAGATTTGCTGCCTGCAAGTTTCCAAAAAATCTTGATGACACTAATTCGAACTCTGAGCCTAAAGATAATGGTAATAATGAACATGTTGTTTCATCAGATTATGATCATGTTTCGGAAACGGACACAGGTGATGATAACTTATCGTCCCCTATAAGCGGTAATCAGAACAGTCCCCATACATCCCATGATTTACACAACTCGACATCTGAACCCAACCCCAATCCTCTAAACGAGACTACACCTCCATCCATACCTATTAGCCCAATTCAGATTATGAATAACCTACAATCCTTGAACTCCGCTAAGCCCAATATCGATCTCCATGCTCCTATAACAAACCCAATAAACCTATCTTCTCCTAACCCACCTCATAACGAACCCGTCCCTTTAACCCAACCAAACCACGAAACCAATCCTTCTAATTCTAACTTTGATGGAAGCTGTGATGTGTCAAATAAGGCTGATACAGACAGCTCCTCAGGGATCCCTTCATCCACTCATGATTGTCCAATTAATATTGACGACAATGTGACTTCTAATCCAACACTAGCCGAGATTCGATCTAACGAAAAGAAGAAACGTTTGCATGcgaagaaagaaaaaaagaaaagtcATCGAACTAGCGACCTTGAATTCAAAAAAATCGCACGGAATCAACCAAAACCGCCTCACCATTCTACGCTAGCTGAACCGAGTAGAAAAGCACCGCAATCCAAATTCCTATATATTAAACATTGTGCACGTAGCGGACAAAAACTGAAATTCGGTCAACTTAACCGCAAATGTAGCTCGACATCTAATCCCAACTCTACACTGAATATTCCCAAAAAATCGGGCTCAAAAAATGCATCTGGAAGCAGCACAAGTACAAATGAATTTGGTACAGGTATCGGAATCCGATGGAATGCGGAACATTAG